The Dehalococcoidales bacterium genome contains the following window.
CGGAGAGGCCGACTTGATACACTCGCTCCGGGGTTACGGCTATACACTTCGAGAGAAACCATGAAGCGCAGCCTACGCCGTCAGATTTTCCTGTGGTACGCCATATCCATACCTATTCTAATAATAGGCATGGTATTGGTTACCCATCAGGTAATGACAGCCAGCCTGGCTGATTCCGTTGATGAACGTCTACAGGAACGCTCTGAAACTGTAGCCAAGGTTATTATTGCCAGTCCGGAAATCAGAAACGAGGGCTACGAAAATTTAATTGAGCTATTTACCGAGGAGTACTTTGCTTATATTCCCGCCATATTTCGCATTAGCGATCCGTCAGGAAATCAGCTTGCCATATTCGGAGATGTACCTGATCCGCTTATTCCTCTTATGGATCAGCAACTAGCACTAACAGAGACAAGCGCAGGGAGATTCGCAACAATCGATATCAGAGGTCACGAAGCACTTAGAATTTACACGACTCCGGTAATAGACCCATATACTCATGAAACCATTGTAGTGATACAGACAGGAGATAGTCTTGCGCAGGTTGTCACTGCTGAGCAACAGCTCTGGCGTTACGCTCTTGTAGTGGGGATTGCAGGTATCCTGGCTGCCCTGCTAGTAGGGAGATATATTCTGCAACGGGGTTTCCGTCCTCTGGATGGAATCCTTGATCAAATACAGGAAATAGAGAGCAAGAATCTTTTTGTGAGGTTACCTGACGAGCCCCGCCCGCTGGAAATACAACATCTCGCCGATAATCTGAACAGCATGCTTTATCGTCTAGACACAGCATTCAGAGCAAGGGAACAATTTGTGGCCACTATCTCTCATGACCTTAGAACTCCGCTTACAGCGATACAGGGACAGATTGAGGTTCTTCTTATGCAAAAACAAATAGAACCTGAACTTAGAGATAGCCTGGAACGAATGGCCAAAGAGGTACGTAGACTAATTCGTATGAGTAACAATCTATTACTCGATGTTCAACTTCAATCAAGGCCAACTCTTGTATCTGAAAAGGTAAATCTCAAAGACCTATTAGAAGAGGTAGAGAGAGAGGTGCA
Protein-coding sequences here:
- a CDS encoding ATP-binding protein, whose protein sequence is MKRSLRRQIFLWYAISIPILIIGMVLVTHQVMTASLADSVDERLQERSETVAKVIIASPEIRNEGYENLIELFTEEYFAYIPAIFRISDPSGNQLAIFGDVPDPLIPLMDQQLALTETSAGRFATIDIRGHEALRIYTTPVIDPYTHETIVVIQTGDSLAQVVTAEQQLWRYALVVGIAGILAALLVGRYILQRGFRPLDGILDQIQEIESKNLFVRLPDEPRPLEIQHLADNLNSMLYRLDTAFRAREQFVATISHDLRTPLTAIQGQIEVLLMQKQIEPELRDSLERMAKEVRRLIRMSNNLLLDVQLQSRPTLVSEKVNLKDLLEEVEREVQVLASGLELKVIANKDVFISGDYDLLKQMLLNVVENAIKFTHSGGTVKVALTKRNGYATIKVSDNGIGISKENLSRIMEPYYKTRTPEKSKSPGTGLGLSIVKQIVVLHAGSIEIDSQEGKGTTVQIQIPVKNQP